The DNA window CACCTGACAACTGCACCCGGTTCCGCACTAATCGACCCGCACGAGATTCTCATCACGCCACCCCAACATCATCTCCGACGCTAACCTCATGCGCTCTGCCACGCTCGTCATCATCCTCGCCACACTCGCGATGCCCGAACCCCTCACCGCCCAGGATCACGCCGCCTTCAGCACGCTGCTCGCCGATTATGTGATTCCATCGTCCGACGGCCTGAACCTGGTCGATTACGACCGCTGGCGATCCTACCCCGACGACCGCAAGGCGCTCGACGACTACATCGCCGGACTCGAAGCGACCGCAGTCTCAACCTTGCCCCGCGCCGAGCGCTTCGCCTTCTGGGCCAACCTCTACAACGCCGTCACCGTCCGGCTCATTCTCATAGAGAATCCGAGTCGCTCCATCCGGCAGATCCGCCCCCATCCGTTTGCCTTCGGTCCGTGGGGTGCGAAGCGCGTGACGGTAGAGGGCAAACGCCTGTCGCTCGACAACATCGAGCATGACATCCTGCGCGCTACGTTCAACGACCCGCGTGTACACTACGCGCTCAACTGCGCATCGATCGGATGTCCGAACCTGGGCACACGGGCATGGGAAGCCGCGACACTCGAAGAGGACCTCAACTCCGGGGCCCGGGCATACGTGAATCATCCGCGCGGAGTCACGGTCACAAAAAAGGGCCTTCGTATCTCCAAAATTTACAAATGGTTTCGGGAAGATTTTGGCGACAGCGCGGAGGGAGTGATCGAGCACCTGATCCCGTACGCGAACGATGAACTCAAGGCAGCCATTCGAGCGAATCCGCGCATCGATGGCCATCAGTACGACTGGGATTTGAATCGCGTGGAGCCCTAGTCCTTACGCCCGCGACGCCATGTGCTGGACCCCGAGAACGCGGTTGACGGCGAACGGCAAGGACCGTCGGATCTCCAGACCTCAGTCCGGCCCGGTCAACTCGTCTTCCTGTAGACGTCGGGCCAGTAGCCTTTCGGGACCGGCTTCTCGTCAGTCCGCTCCGATATCGCCCGCTCCGCGCTCCGTCCACGCTTCGCCTCCCGGTCCAGCCGCTCTTCGTCTTCCTCCGCGCGGACCAGCCGAACGCGAAACGTCGTCCCCGAACCCTTCTCGCTGACGGCGCGCACGCTGCCACCCATCAGTTGCACGAGACGCGACACGAGCGTCAGCCCGAGTCCGCTCCCCTCGTGTGCGCGGTTCAGTCCTTCCGACTCTTGCGCAAACGGTTCAAACAATCGCGTCATGAATGTCCTGGCGATGCCAATACCCGTGTCCTTGACGTCGATCACCACTTCACGTTTCTCCCGCCGCACTTCTACTACGACCTCACCTTTCTCGGTGAACTTTATCGCGTTGTGAATGAGCTGGTGCAGCACCTGATCGAGCGCCGTCTCGTCTGCGACGGCACAGGCCATCCTGCAGTTGAGTTCGGCTCGAAGCGCCACGCCTTTCTCACGTGCGAACGGGCGCAGCGAAGCGATTGCGGCTTCGACAGCATCACTGACACGGATCGGCTGCGATCCGACAGCCAGCGTCCTCGATTCGATGGAAGCCAGATCAAGCACGGCGTTTAGTGTCTCGGTCAACCGGCGACCGTTCTTTACGATGAGCGTCATAAAACCGCGATGCTCGTCGGCGACTTCCTTTTCAAGCGTTTCGGCAAAGCCGAGGATCGATGTCAGTGGCGTACGAAACTCGTGACTCATGTTGTTGAGAATTGCCGACTTCAGACGCTCCGATGCGTCGGCGGCATCGCGCGCGATTCGCAGGCTCCGGACGGCGACGGTCAGCTCGCGAGTCTGCTCCTCCAGTGCACTCTTCGCCTGCGCCAGACCCTCGGCATTTTGCTTAAGAGCCGCGTTGGTCTCGGACAGGGCTTCCGTCCGTTCGCGAACGCGTTGCTCAAGTTCATCATGACCGCGCTGGATCGCATCGGCCATTTCGTTGAAGTAACCCGCAAGTACTCCCGTCTCGTCACGGGACCGGACTTCAACGCGCGTCGCATAATTACCGAGTGAGATGTGCTTCGCCGCGATTGAAAGATCATTCAGCGGCCGTGTCACCGTAGACGTAATCACAAACACAATGACCAGTCCGATGCTGAGAATAAGGAACCCCAGCCAGAGAGTATCGCGCTTGCTCGCAGCCGTGGCTTTGTTCACTTCGTGGAGCGACTTGGCGACCGAGACAAATCCCTGGATCTTCTCGTCGATCATGATCGGCGACGAATGAATGACCCGCGTCTCTTCTTCGATGAGTCCCTGCTCAAGAACGGACAGGTCGTACGTCGCATCTTCCGGATATTTGCCTATGACGTCCCGATCCGCATCCGTTACAATGATGTACTCCAGGTTCGGATCACGCTTGGCGAAGTCGAAAGCCAGCTTCATGCTGGAGTAGTCGTAATCGTCGAGCCCCATTCCGACCGTTAGCGCCAGCGTCTCGGTCAGCAGGCTCAATTCGCTCTCGAACGCTTTCAGATGCTGAGCCCGCTGCTGCCTCGGGAAGTACATGACCACGAACATCAGTATGCCGACGAGCAGCAGACCGGCGCCGGCGGCAAACTTGAATCGCAGTGACCTCATTGGTCTGATATCGAGCTAGCGGCTGTTGATGGCGTAGCCTGCCTGCCCGGGTCGGCGGCCGTCGATCTGAATCAGACGGACATCGTCCGTCACGCTTGCTGCGGATACGAATCCGATAGCTCCCGTATGGCTTCGGACGTAGTCGATCACCTCCTCATCCGTGCGTAGTCCTACCGGTCCCTGCGGCACCTGACCCGACAGCAGCAGCTTGATCCAGTGCTTGCGGATTGCGTGGTCTGTCCTGTCGAGAACGACGCCAAAGAACGCGTCGCTGAGCGATCTCTGAATGCAGATGGAGGTGAAACGGCCGGACTGACCGGCATACACCTGCTGCAATTCGAGCATCGTTAGATCGGTCGTGCCGTCTTCGGTATTGCCGATCACGGCTATCTGTGCACTCGCGCCCGGCGATGCGGCGATACTCGCGAGCAGTATCGCGGCAAGGACCGTCGATCCACTCACGCGAGAAAGACTCTTCACTGTGGTATTCAGGATGTACTTCATGCGGGCACTAAAACGCAACGGCGATTGACGCCACGAAGAGACGGTAGCTGTCTATGCCCGCCTGCTGAAATCCCACCGAGTGCACCTCCGCTTTCAGGTACACGCGTGGCGTAACCGAAAAGTTGACGCCGGTGGTGACGTGGTACTCGCCGTCGTCGGATGTACCGGTGTTCGGATCGAAAAAATCGTACCGCGCAAAAGGCGTCACCCGATCGTACAGCGTGTACGCAAGCTGGCCATAGGCACCGAGGGAATTCTGGAATGAGCCCGAAGGCTGCATGGTGCCGGTCACCGTTTCCAGTCGACCCAGGGTCGTTTCCCCGGAGATGTTGAACCCGGCGATATCTATGTTCGCGTCAAATCCCACAAAGGTCTGGCGCGTGTCGGCTGCCGTCCCGTTCCGGTCGGTATAGAAGGATGTTCCTATCTCCGCGACACGCTTCGGCAGCAGGACGGTAAGCCGTCCGCCCAGGCCCTTGTTGGAATTGCCATCGCTTTCGAACGGTGTCTCGCCGCGACCGTTGGACACGTACGCTGCGTACCCCACACGCCAGTCCCGAACGGGAACGGACCCCAGTACCTGGATACCGGTGGCATGCTTGCTGTAGAATCGCTGCTCTTCGCCAAGCGGATTCAGATGGTTACCGTAGATAGAGCTCGGAAGGAACGTTGACAGAAACGTCGGCGTGGCGTCGTGCCGCAGATTGTAGATACCGTAGGGCGGAAGGAACTTGCCGACACGAATTTTTAACCCGTCGGCGTGACGATACTCGGCCCACGCACGAACGAGTTTGACCTCACCCGCTCCTTCGCCCACGGCGAGCTCCGTGCCGTGCTCCCACTCGATTTCGCCGAGCACTCGGAAGTGATCGTCGAGGACGTACGACGTGATGACGTTGAAGTGGTGCTGGTCGAACGATCCTCTACGGGCTGCGTCGTTTTCGTTGCCGACTTCGTATTCGAGATCGAAATAGCCGTACACGGATAACGTGCGCTCCTGCGCCAGGGACGGCGCGGCGAGGACGAACACCAACGAGAACATCGAAAGGAGTCTTTTCATGGTCTCGTGGCGGCTTTCTTGCCTGCAAAAATCACTCGGACTGAACGCTGCAGGTATCGGTGAAGAAACCGAGAACTGTAGGGGTTTTGCCCTCCAAGGCAGGTGCAAGCGCAGAGCGCGGGCATGACGAAGAAGTCCACGCGTCCCGCCTTCGTGGGTACAACACTACTCCTGTCATCCCGGGCCTGCCCTTGCGCTCTGCCCCCGCGCTCCGCCCCCGCGTAGGCGGGGGAAGGCGTGGGAAGGCGGGGGAAGGCGGCGGAAGGCGGGGGCCTTGACCCGGGATCCATGCGAGGCCGATGTCGCCTCAACTCGACAAGCTCGGAATGACGTGAACCCTACCGCCCGGCCTCCTTATCTCCCTCCACCTCCACCACCAACCGCCCCGTAGCATTCCTCCCCCGCACCTCAGGATTATACATCAGCTCGGCCTGCACCGGTGGATGAACAAAACTCCCCGGCGTCGTCGCGCGAGCCACATACGAATACCGATGCTCGCCGCGCGTCAGGTAATCAGCGAAAAGGAGCACCCGGTCGTCGCGAATCTCGGTGTGGTTGAAGGAGCCCCACCATCGGTCCGAACCGGTCGCCTGCGTGGCGACGCGGTCCGACGTCACGAACGAGGTGTTCAGCGCCTCCAGCCCGGCCGGCAACGCATCGTCGACGACGACGTAGTTCCGATCCGACGGACTCGTCACCGTCAATGATACCAGCACCATCTCGCCGGCCTGAAGCGTCACATCCCGCCCGCCCGTCACAAACGCTCGCCCGATCGCCTGACCTCCATCGTCGATCCGCTGAATCCTCCTCTCCACCTGAAGCCCACTGCTGAGCGCCTGCTGAGGCTCGGTCGAGTACGTCTCGATCATCAGGTCGTAGTACAGCCGACCCGTGCCGGTCGCAGCAATCTCGACCGGAACCGTCTCGAGCGCGGCAAACTTCTCCAGCCCGACATCCCGCGACACCGCACCCAGTGAGCGTCCTCGAAACGTCTCGCTCAGGATTTCCTCACCGGCCATCAGCACTTGAGCCGTGAAGTCCGGCTCCTCCTCTTCGAACCGCCGATAGAACGTCTTCAAGGCATCCACCACGACGGCGTTGTCCTGCGTCGAACGCCACCATCCGCTCTGCCGGCTCCGGATGAGGAAGCGCACCATACGTTGGACCAGCTGCAATCTCTCCGGATCGTCACCCGACTCCGACAGCGCGATCACCCCGTGTGCCGTCGCCCTGACTGAACTCGGATAGATCCACCCGTACTCGGGATCCACGGGCACATCCAGATACGCGAAAGTCTGCTCGACACGGATCTGCCGCTCGAGCAGGTCGAGCAATGGACCGCGATGCCGTTGCAGCGCCGGCTCCTTCGACAGCTCCACCGCCCGCAACAAATGCGCTGCCGCCTCCGCGTTCGCGTACGTCTGCGTCGTCGGCAGCGCCGTAGCCAGCTCATCGATCTCGGTCCGGAGCACACGCCCATGCCTCGCCAGCACATAGAGGATGAAGGCGCGAGATGTCGTCCACGCATCTGCATTGTAGAACGGCGGCTTATTGCTCTTGGCACGCACGCGAGACTCCATCCACCGCACGGACTCACTGGTCAGGGGCTCGGGCATGGCATACCCGGCATCGGCCGCCTCCGCCAGCGCGAGCAGAACGTACGCCGACAGGTATGCGTGCGACACTCGCCCGCCCCGCCAGAACGTGAATCCCTGACCGCTCCAGTACTCTTCTATCTCGGCGAACCATTCTTGAATCAACTCGTCGCGCCGTCCGCCCACTGTCTCGATGCCGAACGCTTCGATCAAGTCCTCGGCCAGCAGCAGCGGTCGTATCCTGGATGTACGCTGCTCGAGACAACCGTACGGGTATTTGAACAGGTAATTGACGGCGCCCTCGAGTCCCGCAAGTGCCGTGCTCGACACATTGACTGAGAAGCGGTCGAGCTCGGCCAGTCGGCTGCCAGGAAGCCGCAAGAGCTCCGTCGCGATGTCCTCGGTGGATGCAAGCGTCGCCGACACCTTGCGCGTGGTCGGCAGCATCACGGGGATCGACGTTTGTAGCGCATCAGTCTCGGCGCCCAGCCTCGCACTGAACGTTACCGAATTATCGCCAACAGCTGGAACGCCCCAGCGAAAACGCACCTCCTTCGTACCCCCATTCTCCAGAAAGACGGTCTTTCTAGTCGCCCCATCTAACTGCAGCCCATCCGTTTCCGCCGAAACCACAACCTCGCCGTCCTCGCCAGTCGTGTTGGTCACCAGGACCCCCGCCTCCAGTTCATCGCCGATCCGTGCGAACCGCGGCAGTGCCGGCTGCATCACGAGCGGCTGCGTCACGACGATGTCGGTCGAGCTCGCCCCGAATTCGTTGCCATGCGATAGCGCCGCCGCCATCAACCGGAACGTCGTCAAGCTTT is part of the Rhodothermales bacterium genome and encodes:
- a CDS encoding DUF547 domain-containing protein, translated to MRSATLVIILATLAMPEPLTAQDHAAFSTLLADYVIPSSDGLNLVDYDRWRSYPDDRKALDDYIAGLEATAVSTLPRAERFAFWANLYNAVTVRLILIENPSRSIRQIRPHPFAFGPWGAKRVTVEGKRLSLDNIEHDILRATFNDPRVHYALNCASIGCPNLGTRAWEAATLEEDLNSGARAYVNHPRGVTVTKKGLRISKIYKWFREDFGDSAEGVIEHLIPYANDELKAAIRANPRIDGHQYDWDLNRVEP
- a CDS encoding HAMP domain-containing protein — translated: MRSLRFKFAAGAGLLLVGILMFVVMYFPRQQRAQHLKAFESELSLLTETLALTVGMGLDDYDYSSMKLAFDFAKRDPNLEYIIVTDADRDVIGKYPEDATYDLSVLEQGLIEEETRVIHSSPIMIDEKIQGFVSVAKSLHEVNKATAASKRDTLWLGFLILSIGLVIVFVITSTVTRPLNDLSIAAKHISLGNYATRVEVRSRDETGVLAGYFNEMADAIQRGHDELEQRVRERTEALSETNAALKQNAEGLAQAKSALEEQTRELTVAVRSLRIARDAADASERLKSAILNNMSHEFRTPLTSILGFAETLEKEVADEHRGFMTLIVKNGRRLTETLNAVLDLASIESRTLAVGSQPIRVSDAVEAAIASLRPFAREKGVALRAELNCRMACAVADETALDQVLHQLIHNAIKFTEKGEVVVEVRREKREVVIDVKDTGIGIARTFMTRLFEPFAQESEGLNRAHEGSGLGLTLVSRLVQLMGGSVRAVSEKGSGTTFRVRLVRAEEDEERLDREAKRGRSAERAISERTDEKPVPKGYWPDVYRKTS